From Pelagibacterium flavum:
GTATCGACGGCACCAAGGATGGCAAATCGGGTCGCGATGTCGCGGGCAATCGTTTCGTCGTTCCATGTGCCCAATGCCATGCGGATCGGCGTTCCATTGGGCTCGGACGCCGTTTCGAGGCTGGTTGCACCGGCGTAGGAGAGCACCTGAAATGGAATATACTCAGGCGCGGCAATACTGCCTGCCGCCTCCGATGCCGTCGTGGGGCGCGGAACAGGCGTCGGCGCCGCAGGAGCCGCAACCGGCGCGGGAGCTGTCTCGGCGACCTGAACCGGCTCCTGGTAGGCCATACGTGTGTTGTTCTGGATCTCGTAGGGCGTCAGTTGGTTGATCGAGGCAACCAGGAATTTGGTGTCGTCCCCGTTGAGCGGGGCCGGCCCGATATATTGCACGCGAACATCGGCCGTGCCCTGCTGCTGGAAGCCGAGAACTTCGGCGGCGCGGCGCGACAGATCGATGGTCCGCTCATAAGAAAAGGGGCCGCGATCATTGATGCGAACGATGGTCGATGCGCCATTTTCGGTATTGGTGACGCGCACATAGGATGGCAGCGGCAGCGTCGGATGGGCCCCCGACAGTGCATACATGTCAAAGACTTCGCCATTGGC
This genomic window contains:
- a CDS encoding septal ring lytic transglycosylase RlpA family protein, which translates into the protein MSSKIGSARRRSLFAAIGTSVAAAVLLAGCSGADLFAGNEFFSESSMGVKASPRVTTSRNVPKGGGRYVVGQPYTVAGNRFVPREQPDLDVTGRASWYGPAFHGRLTANGEVFDMYALSGAHPTLPLPSYVRVTNTENGASTIVRINDRGPFSYERTIDLSRRAAEVLGFQQQGTADVRVQYIGPAPLNGDDTKFLVASINQLTPYEIQNNTRMAYQEPVQVAETAPAPVAAPAAPTPVPRPTTASEAAGSIAAPEYIPFQVLSYAGATSLETASEPNGTPIRMALGTWNDETIARDIATRFAILGAVDTTTLVEGDQTVTHLMLTHLREGVTATDATDMATSLGLPSPILY